A window of Anolis sagrei isolate rAnoSag1 chromosome 13, rAnoSag1.mat, whole genome shotgun sequence contains these coding sequences:
- the MRPL20 gene encoding large ribosomal subunit protein bL20m, protein MVFLTSSLWLRSRLTDRFWRKHEVLQHARHFRGRKNRCYALAVRAVRRAFVYATNARCLKKRDMRKLWETRIEAASLEHGVQYHVFMSGLYKCQVELNRKALADLAIYEPRTFKSLAALAKRRGEEGLLAAQGDGKEPNGIFSRLFKYV, encoded by the exons aTGGTGTTCCTAACCTCCAGTTTGTGGCTCCGGAGTCGTTTGACCGACCGCTTCTGGCGCAAGCACGAGGTGCTTCAGCATGCCCGG cATTTCCGGGGAAGGAAGAACCGGTGCTACGCCTTGGCGGTCCGGGCTGTGCGGAGGGCCTTCGTGTATGCAACCAACGCCCGGTGCCTCAAGAAGAGAGACATGAGAAAG CTTTGGGAGACCAGGATTGAAGCCGCATCTCTTGAACACGGTGTGCAGTACCACGTCTTCATGAGCGGCCTTTATAAG TGTCAAGTGGAACTGAACCGGAAAGCGCTGGCCGACCTGGCGATCTACGAGCCGAGGACGTTCAAGTCCTTAGCTGCTTTAGccaaaaggagaggagaagaaggccTGCTCGCTGCCCAAGGAGATGGAAAGGAACCCAATGGGATATTCTCACGCCTTTTTAAATATGTTTGA
- the ANKRD65 gene encoding ankyrin repeat domain-containing protein 65 → MALEQAERAPTYNGRATTDTRVEAEWVRKWMVLGEGATTDEDRTKEGDESIAESNAHPVPLQETWRELHGAARDGDKRLVKQLLKQGAATEDRDENGWTPLHAASLHGHVMLVRFLVRRGAVIHATDNAGYTPLHFAAWSGHTQVADFLVTRGAPVTASSQGGLTPLHCAAANGHMLATQLLLQHGTDPVFGDHNQWAALHWATANNRLHIMDLLLFQHCSPDLRCRGGIAPLHIAAEVGRTEAVRLLLEKEAHVNIQDDLGRTPLSVASTNGNREVVEELLKAQADVNLADGHGCTPLHKATAAGHLRIVCLLVGENAASVHARDSLGFTPLHRAAICSHVEIASFLLDHGAHVNAVGWLSKTPLHLASEKRHFPFVELFLTNGADLSLRTQWQETAEDLVPKLQV, encoded by the exons ATGGCTTTGGAACAAGCAGAGAGAGCTCCCACCTACAATGGAAGAGCGACGActg ACACCAGAGTTGAGGCTGAGTGGGTCAGGAAGTGGATGGTGCTGGgcgagggggccaccacagatgAAGACCGGACCAAGGAAGGGGATGAGTCCATTGCCGAGAGTAATGCCCACCCAGTTCCTTTGCAAGAGACTTGGAGGGAGCTCCACGGGGCGGCCCGAGATGGGGACAAGCGCCTGGTCAAGCAACTCTTGAAGCAAGGGGCAGCCACAGAGGACAG aGACGAGAACGGGTGGACGCCCTTACACGCCGCGTCGCTACATGGTCATGTCATGCTGGTGAGGTTTCTCGTCCGGCGTGGAGCCGTGATCCACGCCACTGACAATGCCGGCTACACCCCACTACACTTTGCCGCCTGGAGCGGCCACACTCAGGTAGCCGACTTCCTCGTGACTCGTGGTGCTCCGGTCACTGCCTCCAGCCAAGGAGGCCTCACCCCGCTTCACTGTGCCGCCGCCAATGGGCACATGCTTGCAACACAACTCCTTCTGCAGCATGGCACGGACCCGGTGTTTGGGGACCACAACCAATGGGCTGCCTTGCACTGGGCCACGGCCAACAACCGGCTGCACATCAtggacctcctcctcttccagcaTTGCAGCCCGGATCTAAGATGCCGAGGAGGCATCGCTCCCTTGCATATCGCAGCCGAGGTTGGAAGAACGGAAGCGGTGCGCCTCTTGCTTGAGAAGGAGGCGCATGTAAACATCCAGGATGATTTGGGAAGGACGCCACTTTCCGTTGCTTCCACCAACGGCAATCGTGAG GTTGTGGAGGAGCTCCTCAAGGCTCAAGCGGATGTGAACCTGGCCGACGGTCATGGCTGCACCCCGCTCCACAAGGCCACGGCTGCCGGGCACTTGCGCATCGTGTGCCTCCTGGTCGGGGAAAACGCCGCCAGCGTCCATGCGAGGGACAGCCTCGGCTTCACCCCACTCCACCGAGCCGCCATCTGCAGCCACGTGGAGATAGCCAGCTTCCTCCTGGACCACGGCGCCCACGTCAACGCGGTGGGGTGGCTCAGCAAGACCCCTTTGCATCTCGCCTCGGAAAAAAGGCACTTCCCATTCGTGGAACTTTTCTTGACAAACGGTGCGGACCTTTCTCTGAGGACTCAGTGGCAGGAGACGGCCGAAGATCTGGTGCCGAAGCTTCAAGTTTAG